The following coding sequences lie in one Erwinia amylovora genomic window:
- the serS gene encoding serine--tRNA ligase — MLDPNLLRNEPDAVAEKLARRGYKLDVDTLRAHEERRKVLQVETENLQAERNSRSKSIGQAKARGEDIEPLRQEVNALGERLDAAKAELDTLLTSINDFSMAIPNIPADVVPPGKDDSENQEISRWGVPRKFDFTVRDHVELGERAAGLDFAAAVKLTGSRFIVMKGQIALMHRALSQFMLDLHTEQHGYQETYVPYLVNHASLYGTGQLPKFGEDLFHTRPLDEEASSSNYALIPTSEVPLTNLVRDEILEEESLPLKMTAHTPCFRSEAGAYGRDTRGLIRMHQFDKVEMVHITRPEDSMDALEELVGHAEKVLQLLNLPYRKVLLCTGDMGFGAQKTYDLEVWLPAQDTYREISSCSNMGDFQARRMKARCRPKGESKTRLVHTLNGSGLAVGRTLVAVLENYQQADGRIEVPEVLRPYMKGLTFIG, encoded by the coding sequence ATGCTCGATCCCAATCTACTGCGTAATGAGCCAGACGCAGTCGCTGAAAAACTGGCACGCCGGGGCTATAAGCTGGACGTTGACACGCTGCGCGCGCATGAAGAGCGCCGTAAAGTATTGCAGGTTGAAACAGAAAATTTGCAGGCTGAGCGTAACTCACGATCCAAATCCATCGGCCAGGCCAAGGCGCGCGGGGAAGATATCGAGCCATTGCGTCAGGAAGTGAATGCGCTGGGTGAACGTCTGGACGCGGCCAAAGCAGAGTTGGATACGCTGCTGACCAGCATTAACGACTTTTCAATGGCGATCCCGAACATCCCCGCTGACGTGGTGCCGCCGGGCAAAGATGACAGTGAAAACCAGGAGATTAGCCGCTGGGGCGTACCGCGTAAATTTGATTTTACCGTGCGCGACCATGTTGAACTGGGCGAGCGGGCTGCGGGGCTGGACTTTGCCGCTGCGGTCAAGCTTACCGGCTCACGTTTTATCGTGATGAAGGGCCAGATAGCGCTGATGCACCGTGCCCTGAGCCAGTTTATGCTCGATCTGCACACCGAACAGCATGGCTATCAGGAAACCTACGTGCCTTATCTGGTCAATCATGCCAGCCTGTACGGCACCGGCCAGTTACCTAAATTCGGCGAAGATCTGTTTCATACTCGTCCACTGGATGAAGAAGCATCCAGCAGCAATTATGCGCTGATCCCTACTTCTGAGGTGCCGCTGACCAATCTGGTACGCGATGAAATTCTGGAAGAAGAATCACTGCCGTTGAAAATGACCGCACACACGCCTTGCTTCCGTTCCGAAGCCGGGGCCTATGGTCGTGACACGCGTGGGCTGATCCGCATGCACCAGTTCGATAAGGTTGAAATGGTGCATATCACGCGACCGGAAGACTCAATGGATGCGCTGGAAGAATTGGTCGGGCACGCTGAAAAAGTTTTGCAGCTTCTTAATCTGCCGTACCGCAAGGTGCTGTTGTGCACCGGAGATATGGGGTTCGGTGCACAAAAAACCTACGACCTGGAAGTGTGGTTGCCGGCGCAGGATACCTACCGTGAAATTTCTTCCTGCTCGAATATGGGAGATTTTCAGGCCCGCCGTATGAAAGCGCGCTGCCGGCCTAAGGGCGAAAGCAAAACCCGCCTGGTGCATACCCTGAACGGTTCCGGACTGGCCGTGGGGCGTACCCTGGTGGCGGTGCTGGAAAACTATCAGCAGGCCGATGGACGTATTGAAGTGCCAGAGGTTTTGCGTCCTTATATGAAAGGTTTAACCTTTATTGGTTGA
- a CDS encoding MFS transporter: MFTWSRPVLVLLCGLLLLTISIAVLNTLVPLWLTHDALPTWQVGVVSSSYYCGNLVGTLIAGWVIKRYGFNRSYYFASLLFALAIVALGLGTGFGLWALWRFIAGIGCALIWVVVESALMCNGTLHNRGRMLAAYMIVYYLGTVIGQLLVSKVSTELMHVLPWVSGVVLAAILPLIFCRVTAGRGEEQLPAGRMWPMLRRRSARLGINGCVISGILLGSLYGLMPLYLSHQGISDATVGYWMALLVSAGIIGQWPVGRLADRFGRLLVLRVQVFVVILGALAMLGNAAMAPALFLLGCAGFTLYPVAMSWACETVANHELVAMNQALLLSYTVGSLVGPAMTSILMQNYSDRLLFVMIAAVALVYLVMLLRKTDRHATPIAHA, encoded by the coding sequence ATGTTCACCTGGTCACGCCCTGTTTTGGTATTGCTTTGCGGCCTGCTGCTGCTGACGATTTCTATCGCCGTGCTTAATACTTTGGTCCCGCTATGGCTGACGCATGACGCCTTACCCACCTGGCAGGTGGGAGTTGTCAGCTCTTCTTACTATTGTGGCAATCTGGTGGGCACGTTAATTGCTGGCTGGGTGATCAAACGCTACGGGTTTAACCGCAGTTATTATTTTGCCTCGTTGCTGTTTGCGCTGGCGATTGTTGCGCTGGGATTAGGAACCGGCTTTGGTTTATGGGCCCTGTGGCGTTTTATCGCCGGCATTGGCTGTGCGCTGATTTGGGTGGTGGTGGAAAGTGCGCTGATGTGCAACGGCACTTTGCACAATCGTGGACGCATGCTGGCGGCCTATATGATCGTCTATTACCTCGGCACCGTGATCGGCCAGCTGTTAGTGAGCAAGGTTTCCACCGAACTGATGCATGTCTTACCGTGGGTGAGCGGCGTGGTGTTGGCGGCGATCCTGCCGCTGATATTCTGCCGCGTAACGGCTGGCCGGGGCGAAGAACAGCTGCCGGCGGGGCGGATGTGGCCGATGTTGCGCCGCCGCAGCGCGCGTTTGGGGATCAATGGCTGTGTTATCTCCGGTATCCTGCTCGGCTCACTGTATGGTTTGATGCCGCTTTATCTTTCTCATCAGGGGATCAGCGATGCCACCGTTGGCTACTGGATGGCGTTGCTGGTCAGTGCAGGAATTATTGGACAATGGCCGGTAGGGAGGCTGGCGGACCGCTTTGGCCGCCTGCTGGTACTGCGCGTACAGGTGTTTGTCGTTATCCTTGGCGCTTTGGCGATGCTGGGTAATGCCGCCATGGCCCCTGCATTGTTCCTTCTCGGCTGTGCGGGATTCACCCTCTACCCGGTGGCGATGTCATGGGCTTGTGAAACGGTGGCAAATCACGAGCTGGTGGCGATGAATCAGGCGCTGTTACTGAGCTACACCGTGGGCAGTCTGGTTGGCCCGGCGATGACGTCAATATTAATGCAAAATTACTCCGATCGTCTGCTGTTTGTCATGATTGCCGCAGTGGCACTGGTCTACCTGGTGATGTTACTACGTAAAACCGATCGCCATGCTACGCCAATCGCACATGCCTGA
- the ycaO gene encoding 30S ribosomal protein S12 methylthiotransferase accessory factor YcaO, which translates to MTQTFIPGKDAALEVSIARFQQKLQDLGFNIEEASWLNPVPNVWSVHIRDRDCPLCFTNGKGASKKAALASALGEYFERLSTNYFFADFWLGQQIANGDFVHYPDEKWFPIADDDSLPEGILDARLHQFYNPEDEVSASDLIDLQSGNAARGICALPFTRQSDQQTVYIPMNIVGNLYVSNGMSAGNTANEARVQGLSEVFERHIKNRIIAESISLPAIPQEVLDRYPGVVEAIATLEAEGFPIFSYDASLGGKYPVICVVLFNPANGTCFASFGAHPDFGVALERTVTELLQGRGLKDLDVFTAPTFDDEEVAEHANLETHFIDSSGLISWDMFKDEADYAFADWSFKGTTEEEFATLMAIFRSEDREVYIADYEHLDVYACRIIVPGMSDIYPAEDLLLANNSMGAYLRDTLLSLPDSRWDKPDYLSLLQQLDDDGHDDFTRVRELLGLATGKDNGWYTLRIGELKAMLALAGGDLQQALIWTEWTMEFNQSIFSPARANYYRCLQTLLLLSQEEDRDPQQYYAAFVRMYGQSAVDAASAAIAGEAPFYGLHSVDGDLKAFPAHQALLAAYNKLQSAKRRYWK; encoded by the coding sequence ATGACTCAAACTTTTATCCCAGGCAAAGACGCCGCGCTGGAAGTCTCCATAGCACGCTTTCAGCAAAAATTGCAGGATCTCGGCTTCAACATTGAAGAGGCATCCTGGCTGAATCCGGTCCCTAACGTCTGGTCAGTCCATATTCGCGATCGCGACTGTCCGCTGTGCTTCACTAATGGTAAAGGTGCCAGCAAAAAAGCGGCGCTGGCCTCTGCACTGGGTGAATATTTTGAGCGTTTATCCACCAACTATTTTTTCGCCGACTTCTGGCTGGGTCAACAGATCGCCAACGGCGATTTTGTTCATTATCCTGATGAAAAGTGGTTCCCAATAGCGGATGACGATAGCTTGCCCGAGGGCATTCTTGATGCACGTCTGCACCAATTCTACAACCCGGAAGATGAAGTTAGCGCCAGCGATCTGATCGATCTGCAATCCGGTAATGCGGCACGGGGTATTTGCGCGTTACCGTTTACCCGCCAGTCGGATCAGCAAACCGTTTATATCCCAATGAATATCGTCGGCAATCTGTATGTGTCGAACGGTATGTCGGCCGGTAATACCGCTAACGAAGCTCGAGTACAGGGCCTTTCAGAAGTTTTCGAGCGCCACATCAAGAATCGCATTATCGCCGAATCTATCAGCCTGCCGGCCATCCCACAGGAAGTGCTGGATCGCTATCCTGGGGTGGTGGAAGCCATTGCTACCCTCGAAGCGGAAGGTTTTCCCATCTTCTCTTACGATGCCTCACTGGGCGGCAAATACCCGGTTATCTGCGTGGTGTTGTTCAACCCCGCGAACGGCACCTGTTTTGCATCATTCGGCGCGCATCCAGACTTTGGCGTAGCGCTTGAGCGTACCGTCACCGAACTGCTGCAAGGGCGTGGGCTGAAGGATCTGGACGTCTTTACTGCGCCAACCTTTGATGACGAGGAAGTCGCGGAACATGCCAACCTTGAAACGCATTTCATCGACTCCAGCGGTCTGATATCCTGGGATATGTTTAAAGATGAAGCGGATTACGCTTTCGCGGACTGGAGCTTCAAAGGGACAACTGAAGAAGAGTTCGCTACGCTGATGGCGATTTTCAGGTCAGAAGATCGTGAAGTTTATATTGCAGATTATGAACACCTTGATGTCTACGCCTGCCGCATTATCGTTCCAGGCATGTCCGATATCTACCCGGCAGAAGACCTGCTGCTGGCCAATAACAGCATGGGGGCTTATCTGCGCGATACGCTACTTAGCTTGCCAGACAGCCGTTGGGATAAGCCAGACTATCTGTCACTGTTGCAGCAGCTTGACGATGATGGCCACGACGACTTCACGCGCGTGCGCGAACTATTGGGCCTGGCAACCGGTAAAGACAATGGCTGGTATACCCTGCGTATTGGTGAACTTAAGGCTATGCTGGCCCTGGCCGGGGGAGACCTGCAACAGGCGCTGATTTGGACCGAGTGGACGATGGAGTTTAACCAGTCGATCTTCAGCCCAGCGCGGGCAAACTACTATCGCTGTCTGCAAACACTGCTGCTGCTTAGTCAGGAAGAAGATCGCGATCCGCAGCAGTATTATGCCGCTTTTGTACGCATGTATGGTCAGAGCGCAGTAGATGCCGCATCGGCTGCTATCGCTGGCGAAGCCCCATTCTATGGTTTGCACAGCGTGGACGGCGACCTGAAAGCATTCCCGGCTCATCAGGCACTGCTGGCTGCTTATAACAAACTGCAGTCCGCCAAACGCCGTTACTGGAAATAA
- the serC gene encoding 3-phosphoserine/phosphohydroxythreonine transaminase: protein MSQIYNFSSGPAMLPAEVLRRAEQELCNWQGLGTSVMEISHRSKEFIQVAEEAEQDFRDLLKIPTNYKVLFCHGGARGQFAAVPQNLLGQNSKADYVDGGYWATSAIKEAQKFCTPNVIDAKTTLNGLRAIKPMNSWALSDDAAYVHFCPNETIDGIAIHETPDFGDKVVVADLSSTILSTPVDVSRYGVLYAGAQKNIGPAGLTLVVVREDLLGRARKELPSILDYKVLAESESMFNTPPTFAWYLSGLVFKWLKEQGGVGELDKRNQAKADLLYSTIDSSDLYRNDVSAGNRSRMNVPFQLADAALDKLFLEESLAAGLHALKGHRAVGGMRASIYNAMPLSGVKTLTDFMVDFERRRG from the coding sequence ATGAGTCAGATTTATAATTTTAGCTCCGGCCCGGCAATGCTGCCGGCAGAAGTGCTTCGTCGTGCTGAGCAGGAACTGTGCAACTGGCAGGGTTTGGGAACTTCGGTGATGGAGATCAGTCACCGCAGTAAGGAATTTATTCAGGTTGCAGAAGAGGCAGAACAAGATTTTCGCGATCTGCTGAAAATCCCCACCAATTACAAAGTTTTATTCTGCCACGGCGGGGCGCGTGGGCAGTTCGCAGCGGTGCCGCAAAACTTGCTGGGTCAAAACAGCAAAGCGGATTACGTTGATGGCGGTTACTGGGCGACCAGCGCTATAAAAGAGGCGCAAAAATTCTGTACACCTAACGTTATTGATGCAAAAACCACGCTTAACGGTCTGCGTGCCATTAAGCCGATGAACAGCTGGGCGCTGTCCGACGATGCCGCATATGTCCATTTCTGTCCGAATGAAACCATTGATGGTATTGCCATCCATGAAACGCCTGATTTTGGTGACAAGGTCGTTGTTGCCGATCTCTCTTCAACAATTCTGTCGACGCCTGTCGATGTGAGCCGATATGGCGTGCTATACGCCGGTGCACAAAAAAATATCGGCCCGGCTGGCTTAACGCTGGTAGTTGTGCGTGAAGATCTGTTAGGCCGGGCGCGCAAAGAGCTGCCTTCCATCCTTGACTACAAAGTGCTGGCCGAAAGCGAGTCAATGTTTAACACCCCGCCGACCTTCGCCTGGTATCTGTCTGGCCTGGTGTTTAAATGGCTGAAAGAGCAGGGGGGCGTGGGCGAGCTGGACAAACGCAATCAAGCTAAAGCAGACCTGCTGTACAGCACTATCGACAGCAGCGATCTCTATCGCAATGATGTGTCTGCCGGCAACCGTTCGCGCATGAACGTGCCTTTCCAGCTGGCGGATGCCGCGTTGGATAAACTTTTCCTTGAAGAGTCTTTGGCTGCCGGATTACACGCCCTGAAAGGTCATCGTGCGGTCGGTGGAATGCGTGCTTCAATCTACAATGCCATGCCGTTGTCAGGGGTGAAAACGCTAACCGACTTTATGGTCGACTTCGAGCGTCGTCGCGGCTAA
- the aroA gene encoding 3-phosphoshikimate 1-carboxyvinyltransferase has protein sequence MQDSLTLQPIALVDGTVNLPGSKSVSNRALLLAALAKGTTRLTNLLDSDDVRHMLDALQALGVQYSLSADRTRCEITGQGGALQADRSLELFLGNAGTAMRPLAAALCIGGNDIILTGEPRMKERPIGHLVDALRQGGADVDYLEQVDYPPLRVKGGFSGGEITVDGSVSSQFLTALLMAAPLAKNDSQIIIKGDLVSKPYIDITLKLMAAFGVVVDNNNYHTFRIRGQQQYQATSEYLVEGDASSASYFLAAAAIKGGTVKVTGIGRNSMQGDIRFADVLEKMGASVEWGDDYIACTRGELKAVDLDMNHIPDAAMTIATTALFAQGTTVMRNIYNWRVKETDRLAAMATELRKVGAEVEEGYDFIRITPPAKIACAQIATYNDHRMAMCFSLVALSSTPVTILDPNCTAKTFPDYFTQLARISQLA, from the coding sequence ATGCAGGATTCCCTGACTTTACAACCTATCGCCCTTGTAGACGGCACTGTTAACCTTCCAGGTTCTAAAAGCGTGTCGAACCGAGCTTTGTTGCTGGCGGCGTTGGCAAAGGGCACCACCCGCCTGACTAATCTGCTCGACAGCGACGATGTACGGCATATGCTGGATGCATTGCAGGCGCTTGGCGTGCAGTACAGTCTGTCCGCAGACCGTACCCGCTGTGAAATAACTGGTCAGGGAGGCGCACTTCAGGCCGACAGATCGCTTGAGCTTTTTCTTGGAAATGCAGGTACGGCGATGCGCCCGTTGGCCGCAGCATTATGCATTGGTGGTAACGATATTATTCTGACCGGTGAGCCGCGCATGAAAGAGCGCCCGATAGGCCATCTGGTAGACGCTTTGCGCCAGGGCGGTGCTGACGTCGATTATCTTGAGCAGGTAGATTATCCTCCGCTGCGTGTTAAGGGGGGGTTTAGCGGCGGTGAAATCACGGTGGACGGTAGCGTTTCAAGCCAGTTTTTGACCGCACTATTGATGGCGGCGCCACTGGCAAAAAATGATAGCCAAATCATTATCAAAGGCGATTTGGTTTCTAAACCTTATATCGATATCACGCTGAAGCTGATGGCTGCGTTCGGCGTGGTGGTGGATAATAACAATTACCATACCTTCCGCATTCGCGGGCAGCAGCAGTATCAGGCAACGAGTGAATATCTGGTAGAAGGCGATGCCTCTTCTGCGTCTTATTTCCTGGCAGCTGCCGCAATCAAAGGCGGTACGGTAAAGGTAACAGGAATTGGTCGTAACAGCATGCAGGGCGATATTCGTTTTGCCGATGTGTTGGAAAAAATGGGGGCCAGCGTAGAATGGGGTGATGATTATATTGCCTGCACCCGTGGCGAACTGAAGGCAGTTGATTTGGATATGAATCACATCCCCGATGCTGCCATGACGATAGCAACCACCGCGCTGTTTGCGCAAGGTACCACGGTCATGCGTAATATTTATAACTGGCGGGTTAAAGAGACCGATCGGCTGGCGGCGATGGCGACAGAGTTACGTAAAGTTGGCGCTGAAGTTGAAGAAGGCTATGACTTCATTCGTATTACACCACCCGCCAAAATTGCCTGCGCGCAAATCGCTACCTATAACGATCACCGTATGGCCATGTGTTTCTCGCTGGTGGCTCTTTCATCGACCCCGGTGACCATCCTTGATCCGAATTGTACCGCCAAAACCTTCCCTGATTATTTTACTCAGTTAGCCCGCATCAGCCAGCTGGCATAA
- the cmk gene encoding (d)CMP kinase, whose amino-acid sequence MTATAPVITIDGPSGAGKGTLCKAMAEALQWHLLDSGAIYRVLALAALHHQVDISSEEALVPIAAHLDVRFVSHNGEIEVILEGEDVSTEIRSPDVSNTASKVAAFPRVREALLRRQRGFRELPGLIADGRDMGTVVFTDAPVKIFLDASSEERASRRMLQLQEKGFSVNFERLLSEIKERDERDRNRAIAPLVPAADALVLDSTTMSIEQVIEIALKYARDKLALA is encoded by the coding sequence ATGACGGCAACAGCCCCCGTGATCACTATTGATGGCCCGAGCGGTGCAGGGAAAGGGACATTGTGTAAAGCGATGGCCGAGGCACTGCAGTGGCACCTGTTGGATTCCGGCGCCATTTATCGCGTGCTGGCTCTGGCTGCGCTGCACCACCAGGTAGATATCAGCTCCGAAGAGGCTCTGGTCCCGATTGCCGCTCATCTTGACGTGCGTTTTGTTTCTCACAACGGTGAGATTGAAGTCATTCTTGAAGGGGAAGATGTTTCTACTGAGATCCGTAGCCCGGATGTCAGTAATACGGCTTCCAAAGTGGCCGCCTTTCCCCGGGTACGCGAAGCGCTACTGCGCCGCCAGCGTGGTTTCCGTGAGCTACCGGGGCTGATTGCCGATGGTCGCGATATGGGGACCGTCGTATTTACCGATGCGCCAGTGAAAATATTCCTTGATGCCAGTTCTGAAGAGCGTGCCAGCCGCCGTATGCTACAGTTGCAGGAAAAAGGCTTTAGTGTTAACTTTGAGCGCCTTTTATCTGAGATAAAAGAGCGAGATGAGCGCGATCGCAATCGCGCAATCGCGCCGCTGGTGCCTGCAGCTGACGCCTTAGTGCTTGATTCGACTACCATGTCAATTGAACAGGTGATTGAAATCGCGCTTAAATATGCGCGAGACAAACTCGCACTGGCGTAA
- the rpsA gene encoding 30S ribosomal protein S1 → MTESFAQLFEESLKTIETRPGSIVRGVVVSIDKDVVLVDAGLKSESAIPAEQFKNAAGELEIQVGDEVDVALDAVEDGFGETLLSREKAKRHEAWITLEKAYEDAETVTGVINGKVKGGFTVELNGIRAFLPGSLVDVRPVRDTLHLEGKELEFKVIKLDQKRNNVVVSRRAVIESENSAERDQLLENLQEGMEVKGIVKNLTDYGAFVDLGGVDGLLHITDMAWKRVKHPSEIVNVGDEIMVKVLKFDRERTRVSLGLKQLGEDPWVAIAKRYPEGTKLTGRVTNLTDYGCFVEIEEGVEGLVHVSEMDWTNKNIHPSKVVNVGDVVEVMVLDIDEERRRISLGLKQCKSNPWQQFAETHNKGDRVEGKIKSITDFGIFIGLDGGIDGLVHLSDISWNATGEEAVREYKKGDEIAAVVLQVDAERERISLGVKQLAEDPFNNYVSLNKKGAIVNGKVTAVDAKGATVELADGVEGYLRASEASLDRVEDATLVLNVGDDVEAKFTGVDRKNRVVSLSVRAKDQADEKEAINTVNTKQEEGNFSNAMAEAFKAAKGE, encoded by the coding sequence ATGACTGAATCTTTTGCTCAACTATTTGAAGAATCCTTAAAAACAATCGAAACCCGCCCGGGTTCCATCGTTCGTGGCGTTGTTGTCTCTATCGACAAAGACGTAGTTCTGGTTGATGCGGGTCTTAAATCTGAATCTGCAATTCCTGCAGAGCAGTTCAAGAACGCAGCCGGCGAACTGGAAATCCAGGTTGGCGACGAAGTTGACGTTGCCCTTGATGCAGTAGAAGACGGCTTCGGTGAAACCCTGCTGTCCCGTGAGAAAGCTAAACGTCACGAAGCTTGGATCACGCTGGAGAAAGCTTACGAAGACGCTGAAACTGTTACCGGTGTTATCAACGGCAAGGTCAAAGGCGGCTTCACAGTTGAGCTGAACGGCATCCGTGCGTTCCTGCCAGGTTCACTGGTAGACGTGCGTCCAGTCCGCGATACGCTGCACCTGGAAGGCAAAGAGCTTGAGTTCAAAGTCATCAAGCTGGATCAGAAACGTAACAACGTTGTAGTTTCACGTCGTGCGGTTATCGAATCTGAAAACAGCGCAGAGCGCGATCAGCTGCTGGAAAACCTGCAGGAAGGCATGGAAGTTAAAGGTATCGTTAAGAACCTTACTGACTACGGTGCATTCGTTGATCTGGGCGGCGTTGACGGCCTGCTGCACATTACCGATATGGCCTGGAAGCGCGTTAAGCATCCGAGCGAAATCGTCAATGTTGGCGACGAAATCATGGTTAAAGTGTTGAAATTTGACCGTGAGCGTACCCGTGTGTCCCTGGGCCTGAAGCAGCTGGGTGAAGATCCATGGGTTGCTATCGCTAAACGTTACCCAGAAGGCACCAAGCTGACTGGCCGTGTGACCAACCTGACAGACTACGGCTGCTTCGTTGAAATCGAAGAAGGCGTTGAAGGCCTGGTACACGTTTCAGAAATGGACTGGACCAACAAAAACATCCACCCATCCAAAGTGGTTAACGTGGGTGATGTTGTAGAAGTCATGGTTCTGGACATCGATGAAGAGCGTCGTCGTATCTCCCTGGGTCTGAAGCAGTGCAAATCTAACCCATGGCAGCAGTTTGCAGAAACCCACAACAAGGGCGACCGTGTTGAAGGTAAAATCAAGTCAATTACTGACTTCGGTATCTTCATCGGCCTGGATGGCGGCATCGACGGCCTGGTTCACCTGTCTGACATCTCCTGGAACGCGACCGGAGAAGAAGCGGTTCGTGAATACAAGAAAGGCGACGAAATCGCAGCTGTGGTTCTGCAGGTTGACGCAGAGCGTGAGCGTATCTCGCTGGGCGTTAAGCAGCTGGCAGAAGATCCGTTCAACAACTACGTCTCTCTGAACAAGAAAGGTGCAATTGTTAACGGTAAAGTCACTGCGGTTGACGCTAAAGGTGCTACAGTTGAATTAGCTGATGGCGTTGAAGGCTACCTGCGCGCTTCCGAAGCATCGCTGGATCGCGTAGAAGACGCAACCCTGGTGCTGAATGTTGGCGACGATGTTGAAGCTAAATTCACCGGCGTTGACCGTAAAAACCGCGTTGTCAGCCTGTCTGTTCGCGCAAAAGACCAGGCCGACGAGAAAGAAGCTATCAACACTGTTAACACCAAACAGGAAGAAGGCAATTTCTCTAACGCTATGGCTGAAGCTTTCAAAGCAGCTAAAGGCGAGTAA
- the ihfB gene encoding integration host factor subunit beta, with amino-acid sequence MTKSELIERLAGQQSHIQAKVVEDAVKEMLEHMATTLSEGERIEIRGFGSFSLHYRAPRTGRNPKTGDKVELEGKYVPHFKPGKELRDRANIYGG; translated from the coding sequence ATGACCAAGTCAGAACTGATTGAGAGGCTTGCAGGCCAGCAATCTCATATTCAGGCGAAAGTCGTTGAGGATGCGGTAAAAGAGATGCTGGAGCACATGGCAACGACGTTGTCAGAGGGTGAACGCATCGAAATCCGGGGATTTGGCAGCTTCTCTTTGCACTATCGGGCACCTCGTACCGGCCGTAACCCGAAGACGGGTGACAAAGTGGAGTTGGAAGGTAAATACGTTCCACACTTCAAGCCCGGAAAAGAGCTGCGCGATCGCGCCAATATATACGGCGGCTGA